One segment of Clostridium ljungdahlii DSM 13528 DNA contains the following:
- a CDS encoding LL-diaminopimelate aminotransferase — translation MCKLNDNYLKLQGRYLFASIAKKVTNFKKSNPHKKIISLGIGDVTQPLAPVIIEALHSSVDEMGHKDTFKGYAPEFGYEFLKNAIIKGDYNSRGVDISIDEVFINDGINADAGNIQELFSVDNKIAVCDPVYPVYVDSNVMAGRTGTYDKDAQRWSEVIYMSCTPDNNFVPDIPEENPDIIYLCFPNNPTGTTVTKDQLQLLVDYANKVEAVIVYDGAYEAYISEDNVCHTIYECDGAKNCAVELKSFSKKAGFTGLRLGYTIVPKELKCSGVSLNRLWARRYGTKYNGTPYIVQRAGEAVYSETGKEQIKKQIDYYKNNAKIILEGLKSAGYSVYGGVNAPYVWLKTPNNMTSWDFFYYLLERANIVGTPGSGFGPMGEGYFRLTAFGTYQNTLEAVERIKKI, via the coding sequence ATGTGTAAATTAAATGATAATTATTTAAAATTGCAAGGAAGATATTTGTTTGCAAGTATAGCAAAAAAGGTAACTAATTTTAAAAAAAGTAATCCGCATAAGAAAATTATTTCACTTGGTATTGGTGATGTAACTCAGCCATTAGCACCAGTTATTATAGAGGCACTGCATAGTTCAGTTGATGAAATGGGACATAAGGATACTTTTAAAGGATATGCACCGGAATTTGGTTATGAATTTTTAAAAAATGCAATTATAAAAGGTGATTATAACTCCCGTGGTGTGGACATTTCAATAGATGAAGTGTTTATAAATGATGGAATAAATGCTGATGCTGGTAATATTCAAGAACTATTTAGTGTAGATAATAAGATTGCAGTTTGTGACCCTGTATATCCTGTATATGTAGATTCAAATGTAATGGCTGGAAGGACAGGAACATATGATAAGGATGCACAAAGGTGGAGTGAAGTTATATATATGTCCTGTACTCCGGATAATAATTTTGTGCCGGATATTCCAGAAGAAAACCCAGATATTATATATCTATGTTTTCCAAATAATCCAACAGGGACAACGGTTACAAAAGATCAGCTTCAACTTTTGGTTGATTATGCAAATAAAGTGGAAGCTGTTATTGTATATGATGGTGCTTATGAAGCATACATTTCAGAAGATAATGTATGTCATACAATTTATGAATGTGATGGTGCAAAAAATTGTGCTGTTGAGCTTAAAAGTTTTTCAAAGAAGGCTGGATTTACAGGATTAAGGCTTGGATATACAATTGTTCCGAAGGAACTAAAATGTTCTGGAGTTTCTTTGAATAGACTTTGGGCAAGACGTTATGGAACCAAATACAATGGTACACCATATATAGTTCAGAGGGCAGGAGAAGCTGTTTATTCTGAGACTGGAAAAGAGCAGATAAAAAAGCAAATTGACTATTATAAAAATAATGCCAAAATCATTTTGGAAGGATTAAAATCAGCAGGCTACTCTGTGTATGGAGGAGTGAATGCACCATATGTATGGCTAAAGACACCGAACAATATGACTTCATGGGATTTCTTTTATTACTTATTAGAAAGAGCAAATATTGTAGGTACGCCTGGAAGTGGCTTTGGACCGATGGGAGAAGGGTATTTTAGGCTTACAGCCTTTGGAACTTACCAAAATACATTAGAGGCTGTTGAGAGAATTAAGAAAATCTAA
- a CDS encoding ABC transporter permease: MIINKKIKRTMLESKSQYLGSLLLIIFSCLLFTMFNLVSINLSRLLSSFERDYKQEDATFMTSKKLNNPESLEAKFNMSLEETKSFDYSISGNKTLRIFRENTKVNIPAIIEGKNLSNGDILIDPSYAKANKLNIGDSIKLYNQNFTISGFMSMPNYIYPLKSESDIINDPNDFGIAVINKNDFNNINRGNSFYAVRFNGDRNNLGERISELKGYLRSKNIIILSWMNVTDNPRVTYMTAKLSGIDKMSSSMPMSILILTCILTGIVMLRMLRREAAVIGTLYALGYRKREIMKHYLMYPLAVSLLGGILGTTLGIITLKPMISYYVSYFNIPVSSLSFNINYLIMSILLPIVFLIVCSYFIVNKSLKASPVELMRGGRQNNKVGFIEKNIKLDKLNFNTKFQIRELLRSIPRSVFLMLGVIMATMLLLMGFSAKSSLDYLMKDSFSEAFKYNYQYVFNSVQNGKPEKGEAFSEIPFSLKSDNNLTFTVYGVSPDSKYISFKNKAGNLLKSDKIIITRPLADKLNINPSDTIKAVNKLDSKEYSITVGDIAETYVGSYIYIPLNKLNAMLKFPPYSYTGLWSTERLSIPESKLLAFVTVDDMRNAFNTITKPLQAIVGGIAFMSFIIGLIVIYVVTALTIEENKENISLMKVLGYRNKEVYSLILNSSSFIVVLGYILGVPLLLASMRALFKSMTKDMNVSFPVTINYIYVIVGFIIIYLTYEFSKLLSRKKINKISMSEALKSRIE; this comes from the coding sequence AAACTAAATAATCCAGAGTCCTTAGAAGCAAAATTTAATATGAGCTTGGAGGAAACAAAATCCTTTGATTATTCTATATCAGGAAATAAAACTTTAAGGATCTTTAGGGAAAATACCAAGGTTAACATACCTGCAATAATTGAAGGTAAAAATTTGAGCAATGGCGATATCCTTATTGACCCCTCTTATGCAAAAGCTAATAAGTTAAATATTGGTGACAGTATAAAACTATATAATCAGAATTTTACCATTTCCGGTTTTATGTCTATGCCAAATTATATATATCCTCTAAAATCAGAATCAGATATTATAAACGATCCAAACGACTTTGGCATTGCAGTAATTAATAAAAATGATTTTAATAATATAAACAGAGGAAATAGCTTTTATGCCGTAAGATTTAATGGCGATAGAAACAATTTAGGTGAAAGAATATCCGAACTCAAGGGTTATTTAAGAAGCAAAAATATTATTATTTTGAGCTGGATGAATGTAACTGATAATCCAAGAGTAACTTATATGACTGCAAAGCTTTCTGGAATTGATAAGATGAGTTCCTCTATGCCCATGAGTATCCTAATCCTTACCTGCATTCTAACTGGTATAGTAATGCTGAGAATGTTAAGAAGAGAAGCTGCTGTTATAGGGACTCTTTATGCACTAGGTTATAGAAAAAGAGAAATTATGAAACATTATCTCATGTATCCTTTAGCTGTTTCATTATTAGGCGGTATTCTTGGAACTACGCTTGGGATAATAACCTTAAAACCTATGATTTCCTATTATGTATCCTACTTTAATATACCTGTAAGCTCTTTAAGCTTTAATATAAATTATTTGATAATGAGCATTCTGCTTCCTATAGTCTTTTTGATTGTCTGCAGCTATTTTATTGTAAATAAATCACTTAAAGCTTCACCTGTTGAACTTATGAGAGGTGGAAGGCAAAATAATAAGGTTGGCTTTATAGAAAAAAATATAAAACTTGATAAATTAAATTTTAATACTAAGTTTCAAATAAGAGAATTACTTAGAAGCATACCTAGAAGTGTATTTCTTATGCTTGGAGTTATTATGGCAACTATGCTGCTTTTAATGGGTTTTTCAGCAAAAAGTTCTTTGGATTATCTTATGAAGGATTCTTTTAGTGAAGCCTTTAAATACAACTATCAGTATGTGTTTAATTCCGTCCAAAATGGCAAACCAGAAAAAGGTGAAGCCTTCTCTGAAATACCCTTTTCACTTAAATCAGATAATAATCTAACTTTTACAGTGTATGGAGTAAGTCCTGATTCTAAGTATATTTCATTTAAAAACAAAGCAGGAAATCTGCTAAAATCAGATAAAATTATTATAACAAGACCTCTAGCTGATAAGCTTAATATAAATCCAAGTGATACTATTAAAGCTGTTAATAAGCTTGATTCAAAAGAATACAGTATAACTGTTGGGGATATTGCTGAAACCTATGTTGGCAGCTATATTTATATACCTCTTAATAAACTTAATGCCATGCTTAAGTTTCCTCCTTACAGCTACACTGGACTTTGGAGTACAGAAAGATTGTCCATTCCAGAGAGCAAACTGCTAGCTTTTGTAACAGTTGATGATATGAGAAATGCCTTTAACACAATTACAAAGCCACTTCAGGCTATTGTAGGTGGTATAGCTTTTATGTCCTTTATAATTGGACTTATAGTAATATATGTTGTTACCGCTCTTACAATAGAAGAAAATAAAGAAAATATATCTCTTATGAAAGTTCTAGGCTACAGAAATAAGGAGGTTTATTCTCTAATTTTAAACAGCTCCTCCTTTATAGTTGTGCTGGGATATATTCTTGGAGTCCCTTTGCTTCTTGCCTCCATGCGTGCTCTATTTAAGTCAATGACTAAAGACATGAATGTATCCTTTCCAGTAACTATAAATTACATTTATGTTATAGTCGGTTTTATTATCATATACTTGACCTATGAATTTTCAAAGCTATTAAGCAGGAAAAAAATAAATAAAATTTCTATGTCCGAAGCTCTAAAATCCCGAATAGAATAA